The DNA window GTTGTAGTGGTTATTCTATGCAGCAAGTTGTGCCGGAGAATATGGTTGTTGCTGGTGGTTATCATGGCGGCTTTTCTGCGTCACCGGGGATTTCTTTTCCGTTTCTAGGTTCGGAGCAGTTGTTTCATGGTTCTTCTGCTGTATCGGATGCCGCCTCTATGGTGGCCGAGATGCAGAGAAGTGGTGGTAGTTCAGAGGAGGAGGTTTCTAGTGCTATTAGGGCTAAAATTGCTTCTCATCCTCTTTATCCCAAATTGCTTCAGTCTTATATTGATTGCCAGAAGGTATATATTAACTATTgctaaaacaaaatataaattttgatcaAGAACTCggcaaaaattatatttataacgcTATTATGATAACAAAATACATGGACATGAATCAattcttttaacattttttttctttttacccAATCAGTTGAAATAAAGACTCCTTTTTCAACTCCACTAGGTAGTTTATATTAAACTGATCAAAGCTTTAAACCatgttttttgtaacgttttgtagGTGGGAGCTCCGCCGCAGATGGCGTATATATTAGAAGAAATCCGGCAAGAAACTGATCTTTCTAAGAGGCCCACCGCTATAACCTCTTGCTTAGGTGCAGATCCTGAGCTCGACGAGTTCAtggtatttttttcttcttatcaAACCCAAACCCTAATCAATTTTCCTAATTCTCCTTTACaaagattattttatttatcttttctgattttagttttattcttctttttgcAGGAAACCTACTGTGACATTCTGGTGAAATACAAATCGGATCTCTCCCGGCCGTTCAACGAAGCGACTACTTTCTTGAATGATATTGAAGCACAGTTAAATAGCCTCTGCAacactactactactactacagCTTCTTCAAGAACTCATATTTCCGGTTTAATTTCTCTCTTCTctatctttattttatatttgtttgattCGTGTCCTGATAATGATCACATAAAAGAGTGTCAAAGCGCACGTTAGCATGAAAACCTAGCGCATTTTAGCATGAGAAATTTTTTCATAGGTAAATTTCCCCAAATTGGTACTGGAAAAAAGCCTGCACCTTTGACAACATTTATCATTGTGGATATGAACTATAATTCAAGATTTCAGATGTAGCGTATTTCAAGtaaaaaagcaaaacaaacaaaaacccTAATCTGAATAAGGACTACCCTTTTCCTTTTGAAATGGATAATCCAATGTAGCTCTGGTATTGTTCTCCTGTGATTgacaattataaaatttagaagTAGAATAGTTCTGAATTCTGAAGTCATTGGTAATATCATTCAGCCTTTTCTTGACATTtgttgagttcttattttatcctttttagtctgtttttttttgttaaagttattttcttTGAGTATAAAACTGGATTCAAATGAGTTTATTTGCATATAGAATATATAGAATAAATATTGTTCTTTTGGTGAAGCTTTAACTTGAGCAAAATCTTTTGTCTAGATTATTTCATAGGTTGATTATAGGCAAGGTTGAGTCAATGCTGACTCaatacttgtttttttttggtgAGTGTTGAGATGTTGGTTGAATATTTTTTGGTTATTATGTTCTTTACAAAACGGTTAACGACGTTTCATTTGTTCATCCAACTTTGCCACGACACAATCCTTTAGCTGTGCGGGTAGCAACTGGTAATGGTGGTTAGCTTTATACAACTGGTTGTGCACTTTATTGGAACTCAATTAtaattagagatttaagactaAAGTACAAATGGAGCATGAGTTGTATTGCATGCCCAAGTATGAATTAAATACTAGTTCTAGAGAAAGGATTAGAATCATTGGTCTAGTTCTGGCAGTAATCCATTTTGCATATAAACAATTCATTGGGAAGAGTTGCAGGACTTGCAAACTTATAAAATAAAGCTTAAAAACTGAAAGCAAGTCTCTTTTAAGCTTAATCATCCACATTATATAATTAACTATAGATGATTTCAAAACTGAATCTTAGGACGACATTTTATCGTGGCAGACTGAATTACTACCAAGAGTTAGGTTTTCAAAATATTACATTTGCTTTTGAGCAAGTTAAAGAAGAATCAGAAAATCTGCTCATGTTAAGATTAATACACATTTTAATTTGTGTACTAATCTTTTTAAGATACTTGATCTCCTGCTTTCAGggattaatttaattcaatggTGGTTACAACCATTTGCTTTTGTACTTTGTGCATATGGTGTAtgtctgcttaaattgctattttaGTAATGACTGCGTGGCCAAGCTTACAAGATTACACATTTACTAATATTTTTGCTAGCTATTTTTAGCAGCATTTTGAGATAAAGATGTTTTTCATGCACTGTTTCTAGTTGTGAGCATGGAgtcttttattgtttttttcccTTAGGAATAACAAACTTTTATATATTGATCAGTTAGAAATATTATAATGTTGCATGCGTAAAATTAAAGCTCTAATACTCTTTTGAAAGTAATATAATAAGGCCTTTGCATATTTTTTCAGTTAACTACCTGCTTAAGAATTTGTAATTTCTATTAGCTAGAATGCTTCTTTATTaattctatgattataaattttaccGCATGTTATTGattgaattctttttaattctattaacaAACTTTTGATGCTTTGCTGAAACTAATGCTATTGTTAATCACTTATTCTAATCTTTTTTAACATAAAGTGAATGAAAGCAGACCAATTTTGTGCATTTTCTGTCATTTCCCATGCGTTTTCATGTATTTTCTTCCTTGTTGTAAAGCCATGACTCACTATATTGAACCAATAAGATTATGAATATTAATACCATATTCTCCCACTTGTTATTAGTGACTGCTGGCATATGCatgtttttgtttgaaaaacaTATTATTCCAGATTCTTAAACTGCTTTTTCTTATAGGCTAATGTGCTTAATGACCTTATCGTCCAGTTCTTGAATTGGAGTTATTAAACTATTAGAATTATcattattgattttaaaattcttaCATTCTGGTAATCAAACTGTATTTTTACTAACAACGATAGGTCGCTAAATAAAATTATCTGctaccaatgggagttggtccaagtgctaagcggcttggtatcgcttaagcaaggtctcgggttcgagtccttgtgaatgcagaaaattcccactggaagactcacccaccatgctaggtgcgcgacgcggggcAGATctggattagtcagggcgaagtcttggaaaccggatgggcttaccaaaaaaaaaaaaattatctgcTGAATTTCTATTTACATAGATAGAATTTTCATCAtattcattcactttaaaactatcaactatatgcttttaaaaaaaaattatttttagcttCTTGATAAAATTACTAAGGTACATATTTTCCATCGGCCACTTGCTAGTAATTTCTGTTTGAATTCATTTAGTGATCACATCCCTAAAAATTAAGTGTTAAAATGAGTTGGCGGGTTGTGTTTGTgtagattttataaattaataactttttttttaacaaaggctaaataaattaaattaataatttataaagataaaaatgtACATCTAATAATAGATATGATAAGATTTTAAATGTATTTGATTAGGGCATGTGTGAGTAAAACTTGATTGTAAAAAGGGCAATATAGAGATAAAGAGAAAAAGGAGGGGAGGTAGGGTTAGTAAACCACATGACGCCCGCAGTTAACGCTGCAGAACCTGAGTTCTGAAACAAAGAGACGACTCTCACTGGCTCAGCCTTTCGGTGGTTTGGCATAAAAATACTTTTGTCTCCTCCTTCATCATCATCATATTTGTTCCTTTCTTCATCACTCTTCATTTAATGCCATTCTAGAGCCTTGCGCCACCTCgtcatttcatttcatttcctCTCAGATTGTCACTTTTACGTCAAGAAATTTGTCATCTTTAGCCATGTCATTTGTTCACGACAAGACCTTTCAGTCGCCCTTTTTTTCAAACTTCGTATACATTTTCGTTTCTTTAAAACCCTAACACTTTGAACATTCTTGAGCTGCATAAATAAATGTTCTCAATCTTTAGCTTTTCCAAAGTGGGTGGAGCTTGTGTAAGCTTACCATAGTTTAGTACTGTTGTAGCACTATTGTTAGGGTTGTAATATTGTGCAGATGaagtgtttataaatgtttgtcagTGAGAGTTTTAAACAAGTTTGGGAAGAGAAGAGTGCGTGCGTGCCTTGCGGGttatctttttctctctctatctctaaaactcttaaattttttcttttcctagGGCCGTACTCTTTAATAAAACCCTACACTGACTGGACTTGACTCAACAATTTCTGTCACTTTTGCTATGTCCAATAATGTTGAAGGATGAAAAAATTTGGTTGATGGGTCCCAACTATGGTATGGCATGGTGCAAATTTAAGTAACATCACATCCATGGGGACATGGAATCTCTGCATCCATGTGTTTTTACTGTTTTCGGTTTTCTACACTTAACCCTAACTTCCTTTTAGGgcatttcaaaataataaaacttcCTTTTTTAGGGTTCTTTCGTAACTTAGTTATTTTTCAAACTTGGTAACttagtttgataatttattgGTTAATAATCATACAAATCATTTGTTTTAATAGCTCGTAACCAAAAGGCTATATTGCCCGGAAACTTCTCGACTATTACATTTAGTTGTCTTTTCATTTCTGGAAatgtttatgaaatttggaaatTTTAGATATTGTTTTTTTTCGCTGTTCAGCAAATATTTTGTGAATGTTTTCGGTTCGATGCTGCATAGATGAAATGTTGTTGAGctgtaattaatatataatagctTGAATTGTTTATACCAAATTGGACAATGGATGCTTGAAAACTTTCTTTTTTGCTTTGGTAGTCTTTTCTTAAACATTTGCTGATTATCTGCTTCATTATTCTGGCAGATGAAGCTGCTGGTTCATCAGATGAAGATGTCAGTGCCGGAGAGGTAGAGGTACAAGATTCAGCTCGAGCAAACGAAGATCGAGAGCTCAAGGATAAATTGTTGCAGAAATATAGCGGTTACATAAGTAGCCTGAAGCATGAATTttccaaaaagaaaaagaaaggaaagctACCAAAGGAAGCAAGGCAAATCCTACTCAACTGGTGGAACATTCATTACAAATGGCCATATCCAACGGTAACTTCTTCTGCTCTACTaataactgaaaaccctaatttCTTTTAAGCTGATCCTGTTAGGGTTTAGcacaaaaatatttgaattcttTGACATGAATTTGGACAGGAAGCGGATAAGGTTGCGTTGGCGGATGCGACTTGTCTGGATCAGAAGCAGATTAATAATTGGTTTATTAATCAAAGGAAACGACATTGGAAGCCATCGGAGAATATGCAGTTTGCGGTTGTGGACAGTATATATGGACCGTTTTTCATGAATGACTAAGAACATTGGCTTTGTACATTCTTTTTGATAAAACTTGCAGCTAATGCCTAATGAAATTAAACGCTACCTTATTGCTTTGATTAATTATCTAATTACTGATCAAGTCCTGCTTTATACCGGCAAGACTATAAAAATGGCCACCAAAGTTCAACTTTAAGCCCGGGCTAATAATGAAGAAAACTAATGAGGAATTTGCAAAAAATacccattttaaaatatatatttgcaaacatattctgtttttaaaaaacttatattttacctatttttccaaaaatttatatttttacgatgaaaatttattttttttactctgaaaatttgtaaaaatactccgttttttaaactgtttgaaactataatagaaacaattttttaaatcagtttcaaatttattttaagaaaCCGTTGTAAACCATTTAAAACTTAATTAGAATCTGTCTATGTATGCGTGTGAATTTATGGGAATTCTAACCAAAAATTATTTTGCCTCACGAATTTGGTACAAATGATGAAATATGATTTAGTTCATCAGTTTTAAAAAAACGCCCTTAATATAAGCATTTTAGTTTGTTTGGAGTTAAGTGGCAATTTACCCACTCAACTTGTAAACAAAGGACAATTAACACAtgaattaattttgtgggcaaattaATCACGAACTTGTTAATTATGGACAATTAACCCGATtttagcaatttgccccctttacttgtaagctaattgttccctaaattggcaatttgccccttcaacttgttAATTAATTTGTCCAAATGGGATTAATTGcccataattattaaatttgtgagtaatttatccataaaattaatttatacgtaAATTGTCCATTATTTATAAGTTGAGGGTATTACAGATATATTTCATCTTCTACTCCTCTGCATACGTGGCTTCTTCTCATTGGAGTATTGCTGAATGTCATGGATTGCTGAGCTGGAGTTGGTTAGCTGTAGTCTGTTAGTATGAGCTGTACATGATTAGCTCGTGTATTTGTTCTTAGCTTGTGTGTTAAGCTTTCATTTGTAGCTAGTATAAATACTAGCTTTGTATTTCATAGTTCATTAATGAGAATCAGAGTTATTAACtcaatatggtatcagagcatttTTGCTCCTTTTCTCGGCAGTAACTGCCAagtttctcttcttttctcatCACTTTCTCAGCTACCAAACAGCCTTTTTCTCTCTATTCTCTTCATATTTCCGCAAACAAATTATAGATTCTCATTCATTTCTCATTCCTC is part of the Mercurialis annua linkage group LG3, ddMerAnnu1.2, whole genome shotgun sequence genome and encodes:
- the LOC126674933 gene encoding homeobox protein knotted-1-like 6 yields the protein MDELYHLHSSCSGYSMQQVVPENMVVAGGYHGGFSASPGISFPFLGSEQLFHGSSAVSDAASMVAEMQRSGGSSEEEVSSAIRAKIASHPLYPKLLQSYIDCQKVGAPPQMAYILEEIRQETDLSKRPTAITSCLGADPELDEFMETYCDILVKYKSDLSRPFNEATTFLNDIEAQLNSLCNTTTTTTASSRTHISDEAAGSSDEDVSAGEVEVQDSARANEDRELKDKLLQKYSGYISSLKHEFSKKKKKGKLPKEARQILLNWWNIHYKWPYPTEADKVALADATCLDQKQINNWFINQRKRHWKPSENMQFAVVDSIYGPFFMND